The genomic stretch GGGACCTCTATCCGCCGCGCCTCACGGGCGATGGCCTTCGGGTCTCCCCGGCCCCGCGGCGCCACGCAGGTCCCTTTGCTGACACCAACTCCGAGCCTGAGCCGGACCGGGGGCCCAAGAGGCCTGTGCGCCCTGCGCGCCCTCGCGCTCCAGGGGAGGTCCGCCCCAGGCAGGGCGGCTCATCCCCCCAGACAACTTCGGATCCAGCTGTTTGTTGAGGAATCAGGAAACGCCCTGACACTTTTGCGGCCCTGTCCCCGTCTCTAAGATAGGGATGATAGTATTTCTGGCCATTCCTGAGCACAGCAGGACCTGCCTTTTCCCTTTGATTGGCAGGTTCTTCTCTACACCTCTCTTGATAACCTGCCACCTCCACAGGGAGGTCTTCCCTATCTCCCGATTTAAAATTGCAGCTCTGAgaagccggccatggtggcacatgcctgtagtcccagctacgggggaggccgaggtgggaggatcgcctgagcccaggagttggaggctgcagtgagctatgatcactccactgtactacagcccgggcaaaagagcaagaccctgtctctaaaaatataaaataaaattgcaccTCTTGTGTACTTCCCCGTCTGCTCCTTTTCCTGAATACTTTGTTACTCGCTTCGTCTTTATGGCTCTCGTTGGTCTCTCCCACTCCAACCTTTGCACTAAACTGCCCAAGTGCAGCTCTTGTCACTGCTGTAGAACAAAGTCTTACACAGATCTGATGGCCAAGaaatagttaataaaataatggaCGATGGGCGGCTTCTACTGAGCACCCGCTAATTGTGAGTGAAGAAGAGGACTTGCCCTGTGGAGATTCAGTGACCTGCTGGGTGCTGCTGAGCTGTGAGGAAGATCAGGTCTGGCTGCAGTGGTGAGGCTGTGACTCAATCAATCACTGCTGAGGCTCACAGGACCTTCACCAGCTTAGTCCCAGGGGGCAAGCATTTTAAACCCACACCTCCATTTCCTCAAACATAAGATGCAAATAAGAATCACCCCTGCCTTATGGGATGGAGCTGTATAATGCCCGGAACAGTGCCTGCTGCACAGAGGGGCTTGCTGCcagctccctctccctccttgtcTCTTACCTGCCTGCTGCCTGGGACAGGATGAAGAGGGGCCCTTGTGTTGTCCCAACCCTGGTCATTGGCTAAGAGCCCATGTGATCTGCCTGTGAGAGGAGTTCCTTCCGGAAGAACCAGGGCAGCTTCTGCCCCTAGAGGGCCAATGCCCTAGGTGAGTGCAGTCCTCTGGCCCCAGCCTGGTCCAGCTCTGGGAAGAGGATGCCCAGTTGTGCAATCCAGGCCGGGGCAGCCAAGTGCTGATCTTGGTATTCAGGGCTGAGCCTGGAGGGGGCTTGTGATGCCTGACTCTGTATCTCTCTCTGGCCCCATGCCTTGTTAGCTGTGATGTGTCACTGCTTTGGGTGACCTGATCTGGCTGTGCAGGATGAGCACGGGGGAAATAGTACAAGACTCGGAATTAGAAGACATGAGTGGGCTTTGGCCCCAGCCTCTCTACCCCACTCCCTGCCCTGGGCTGCCTGTGACCAACCTTCTTGCCTCTGCAGGCACAGTGGACAGCCCTGCTGGAGACCTGATCCTCAGTGTCCCTAATCCCCTCCAGATACTGGTGGCCTAGGGGAGGTCCTCAAAGACCGGTGGGACATCGAACTCAGCCTGTctccaggctcttttttttgttgagacggagtttcactcttgttgtccaggctggagtgcaatcgcgcgatctcggcccaccacaacctccgcctcacgggttcaaggaattctcctgcctcagcctcccgagtagctgggattacaggcatgtgctaccacgcttgtctaattttctatttttagtagagacagggtttctccatgttggtcaggctggtctcaaactcccaacttcaggtgatctgcctgcctcggcctcccaaagtgctgggattacaggcgtgagccactgtgccaggccttctCCAGGCTCTTGGCACCTTAGCCAGAAACAATTTAAGGACAAGTCCAAAGGTCATGAACGTGGGGAGATTTCTTGCAGAGTAAAAGGACTCACTCAAGAAGGGGAATGTGGGGGTCCTCAAGAGAGTGTCTCATGCCCTACAAGGTTTGGGGCTGACCTTTATGGGCTTCTTTAACTAAAGAGGGGTATATTCATGAAGATTCCATGAAAAGGTAAAGATTTCTAAAAACCGTGGTGCCACAATTTACGCCCAAATACAGCTGTTCCTGGAGCTGTCGTGGCACTGGTGGGTGTATGGTTTCATATGTTACTGATCGTACAATGAGATCCTAGAAAAAACCTACATCAGATACAGCACCATGTTGTGTCTGGTTGGTCGTAGCCAGCTTGGTCTTCATCCTATTTTTCAGGGACTTATTGGCCCGTAGCACATGCAGCTATTTCaagtttcctttttctgctcATGTGAAACTGCTGCCTGGGATTTTCTATTCTCTTGCTACCACTCTATTAATCTCATATTCTCGCCTCTTTTCTGTGCTACCCTGTGTGGGTCTGACAGGTTGTTACTATAGTGCAATACAAAGTCTGAGTCAAGGGGACCTCCTGAGGGTTGCTGAGGGCAGGGGCGGAGGTAGTAGCCTGAGAACCTGCCAGTCACGGGGATTCCTCAGGGACacagaggagggaggtggggccCATGGCCCTAGCATATGAGAAGcctctcctctgcctggaagCCCCATACCTCAGCTTCCCCCACACTCCCACGTGCCCGCTTGCCTCTGAACTCATGCATTTCTTGGAAGGCTTGGGAGACTCACCTTTACTCAGATGGTTGGTTACCTGTCTCGTGCCCAGCTTGACCTTGGACTTTAAAGTGAGGACAAAGAATGAGGAGGATGGGGTATGCCCTCCTTCCACGGGGCCCTGTGGCTtccaagcctcagcctcctctggtCTCTTGTCTGTGGAGCCTCCTTCAAACCCAGGGAAACAAAACCACCTGCCACGGGCTGCTGTTCTTCTAGGATCTTCTATTGATGTTCTGTGAGTTCCCCCAGGACCCATGAAGCTGGGGCTGCCTCCCAGGGCAATAGGACTGCAGTGTCCTTGTTCTTTCTTGTTCTATGCATCCATGCTCTGCTCCACCCCTGCCCCTTCACTCTGCCCACACACAGCCCTCTAGACTGGCCTTGTGGTCAGAGCCTGGAGTGCATGGGCTGCTGGAGGCCTGTGGGCTGCACTGGGCCAGAACCTCTGGCACCTTAAAGACTGGCCTGGAGCCAGAAGGTAGGTGACCTTTCCCGGGCCTGCCTATCCCATCTTTCTCCTCCAGTCCCTCCCCTCTCTTGCCTGGGTCAATTAGAGAAAGCTTGTCTGTTGGCCTGCCTGGCAGGGTAGAGTTCAGGGGCAGGTCAGGAGCCCCGTgacagctcaaaaaaaaaaaagaaaacctacaaaaACAAACCCACCATTGGGCCCTTTTCCCtttcattcttctgttttctacACAGCAAACCCATTCGTGGCTTTGGAGATCACTTTAAGCTTGTCTCCAGCTGGCAAACTAAGGAGCGTAATGGAGAAgctcctccacccccaaccccacctcttCCTTCCGGAAGCAAATCTAAGTCCGGCCCTGGCTCCAGATCCCTCCCACACTGGACCTAGGAAACCCTCAGCACAGACAACACCCCTGCATTCCCACACAGCACCCACACTCAGCCACTGCGGGCCAGGAGGGCACAAGGCCAGGTTCCAGAGAGCTCAGGTGAGTGACACAATGGAATGGCCCAGGGCGCCCTCACCCTGCTCAGTTTGTGGATCCAACATTCCAGAAACCGAGGCCTCTGCCATCCCTGCCCTTTCCCCATGGATATCCCATTTCAGACAACCCCGGCCGGCGTGAatcccactcccttccttttttttttttttttttccagggaggccaggtcttgctgtcacccaggctggagtgctgtgggaTCCTGGccactgtagccttgaattcctgggctcaagtgattctcctgcctcagcctctggagtagctaggactacaggccctcACCATcctgcctggttaattttttaaaatatttttaaaagatttttagagatgaggtcttgcaaTGCTgccccaggttggtctctaactcctggccttggcctccctagggtctgggattacaggcaggagccaccctgcctgggccCATCCTTTTGCTGAGTCATCAGAGTTTTGTTCATTCCCACACCAGCTCTGGCCCCTACTAGCAGCTCAGTTCTTCAATGGGCCGTGTTTGTCCTGGAGCGCAGATGCCCTGTGGCTTGGCAAGTGGATCACAGGCCTGGCTGGCCTGGGAGGTTTCCACATGTGAGGGGCCTGAGGGGCTCAAGGAGGGGAGCATCGGGGAGAGGAGCCCACTGGGTGAAGACTGGGGGGTCACAGCAGGAAATGGTGAGACAAAGGGCACTGGCTGGCAGGGAGACAGCACAGGCAGGCCCTAGAGCTTCCTCAGTGCAGCTGGACTCTCCTGGAGACCTTCACACACCCTGATATCTGGGCCTTGCCCCACGAGGGTGCTTTCACTGGTCTGAACCATGGCCCAGGCCCTGGGATTTTGAACAGCTCTGCAGGTGAATGAAAGGTGCGGCCAGGCTGGGGAACCAGCGCATTAGAGGCAGACCTGGTTTTCAGCCCCAGCCCCGCCACTGACTGGCTTTGTGAGCGCGGGCAAGTCACTCAGCCTCCCTAGGCCTCAGTGACTTCCCTGAAAGCAAGAATTCTGCTTTCTTGCTGTTGTGATGGTGTTAAGGGAATGGGCCTTGCTCTGGCCCCTGATGCAGGAACATGGAGCTGATCCAGGACACCTCCCGCCCGCCACTGGAGTACGTGAAGGGGGTCCCACTCATCAAGTACTTTGCAGAGGCACTGGGACCCCTGCAGAGCTTCCAGGCCCGGCCCGATGACCTGCTCATCAGCACCTACCCCAAGTCCGGTAGGTGAGGGGGGCCACCCACCCTCTCCCAGGCAGCAGTCCCCACCTTGGCCAGTGAGGTCGTGCCCTCAGCCTGCTCAcctcccatctccctccctctccaggcACTACCTGGGTTAGCCAGATTCTGGACATGATCTACCAGGGCGGCGACCTGGAGAAGTGTCACCGAGCTCCCATCTTCATGCGGGTGCCCTTCCTTGAGTTCAAAGCCCCAGGGATTCCCTCAGGTGTGTGAGTGTGTCCTGGGGGCAAGGGGAGTGGAGGAAGACAGGGCTGGGGCTTCATCTCACCAGACCTTCCCTGACCCACTGCTCAGGGATGGAGACTCTGAAAGACACACCGGCCCCACGGCTCCTGAAGACACACCTGCCCCTGGCTCTGCTGCCCCAGACTCTGTTGGATCAGAAGGTCAaggtgaggctgggcacagtgtttcacatccataatcccagcactttgggaggctgagctgggaagatcccttgaagcCAGATGTTCCAGAccaatctcttccaaaaaaaaaaaaaaaattagctgggcgtggtggtgtgtgcctgcagtagcagctactcaggaggctgaagtgggaggatcacctgagcctaggagttcaagagtgaaggctgggcacggtggctcacacctgtaatcccagcactttgggaggccaaggcgggtggatcatgaggtcaggagatcgagaccatcctggctaacacggtgaaaccctgtctctactaaaaaatacaaaaattagctgggcgcggtggcgggcacctgtagtcccagctactagggaggctgaggcaggaggatggcgtgaacctaggaggcagagcttgcagtgagccaagatcctgccactgcactccagcctgggcaaaagagcgagaccctgtctcaaaaaaaaaaaaaaaagagtgaagtgagctatgatcacaccactgcactccagactaggtgacagagaaaccttgtctcaaaaaaagatgaagaataaaAGGAGGGGCCGTCaggcgcagttgctcatgcctgtctTAAAGTGTCCCAGCACTTTAACAGggtgaggctggcagatcacctgaggtcaggagtggagaccagcctggccaacatgacgaaatcccatctctactaaaaatccgaaacagttagccaggcatagtgttaggcacctgtaatcccagctacttgggaggcagaggcagaagaattgcttgaacccgggaggcagaggttgcagtgagccgagactgcaccactgcactccagcctgagcaagaagagcaaaactctgtctcagaaaaaaaaagggggggccaggcacgtggcggctcacgcctgtaatctcaacactttgggaggtcaaggcgggtggaacacctgaggttaggattggagaccaccctggccaacatggggaaaccccattcgtactgaaaatacaaaaaatagccaggcgtggtggtgggcgcctgtaatcccagcttctcgggaggctgaggcaggataatcgcttgaacctgggaggtgggtggttgcagtgagccaagatccaaccacggcactccaacctggaagacagaaagagactTCGTTtcaaacaaagtaaataaataaagattttaaaaaggtgtccgggcgcattggctcacgcctgtaatcccagcactttgggaggctgagccgcgcagatcacctgaggttgggagtttgagatcacctggagcaacacagaaaaaccccgtctctactaaaaatacaaaattaaccaggtgtggtggcgcatgcctaaaatcccagctactcaggagcctgaggcagtagaatcacgtgaacctgggaggaggaggttgcagtcagctggagatcgcgccattgcactccagcctgggcaacaagagcgaaactccctcaaaaataaataaataaataaataaagtatgctACCTGTCGTGGCTGACtgctgtaatgccagcactttgggaggccaaggtgggtggaatgcttgagctcaggagttccagaccagcccgggaAACatggggagactccatctctataaaaatgcaaaatatcagcagggcatggtggcatggtggcatggcactgtagtcccacctactcgaaAGTctaaggttggaggattgcttgagcctgggaggtcaaggtggcagtgagttattatcactccagtgcactccaaccagggcaacaggaaaaaagaaaaaccaaggtctttttttttttttttttttttttgagactgtctgtctcaataaataaataaatgaataaataaaaataaaataaagtaaaataaatcccacaattaaaagaaaaaccaaaggtCCAGGTGTGGGGCATGTGAATCCAGGGAAGGAGGCCCCGGCTCAGCCCAGCTTTGGTCCTGTTCTTCTGGGAAAGTCACCTCACTTCCTCCAGCCTTGTCTCATCTTCTTCGGGGCGGACTGTCTGCCTCTTGCTCTGATGACCAAGAACATGAGACTCTTCAGTGTAGACCTAAGAAAGGTAGAGGGTGGGTCCTCACAGGCCCACAAAATTGGTGGTGGTGGGAACACACCTGGTGGAGCATGCCTTGCTCCAGATCGGTGTGTGACGCATTGATGCAGATTATATTACTACAGAATATGATGGTCTCAGGGACCAGGCAGGACTTTGGCTTCTGAACAGGGCTCAGATCCTGGCTTGGCCCTACCTGTGCCATCAGATCTCAAACAAGTCAGCCTCTAAGCCTCAGGTTCCTCCTTTGCCAAACCAAGAGATGAGCTGGCCTGGGGCAGGCTGTGTGGTGATGGTGCTGGGGTGGAGTCTTCTGCTCCTGCAGGTGGTCTATGTTGCCCGCAATGCAAAAGATGTGGCGGTTTCCTACTACCACTTCTACCACATGGCCAAGGTGCACCCTGAGCCTGGGACCTGGGACAGCTTCCTGGAGAAGTTCATGGTCGGAGAAGGTGGGTTtgatgggaggaaggaaggtgtGGAGCCGAGGGGTGGTGGCTACAATGCACGGCAACCCTGTGTTGGGGCCCCCTGCCTGCTTCTCCAGTGTCCTACGGATCCTGGTACCAGCACGTGCAGGAGTGGTGGGAGCTGAGCCGCACCCACCCTGTTCTCTACCTCTTCTATGAAGACATGAAGGAGGTGAGACCACCTCTGATGCTTCCCTCCATGTGACTCCTGGGGGCAGGCACCTCACAGGGACCCGCCAAGGCCAACCAGCCCCCTCCCTGGGCAGCCCCCACAGCAGGCCTGGATTCCCCATCCTGCCTTCTTGGCCCAGGCCTCCCCGCTACAGGCCCCACCTGGCAGCAGGCCCCACACAGCTCTCATCTCCCGCACCTGAGTCAGCTGCATGGGTGGCCACGGATCAGAAACTTAGTCCTATTGCTACACCCTGCCAAAGGGTGTGCCACCCAGGGCCACAGTCATGGAAGAAGATCATCCCAGTCCTCACCCATAGGCTCCAAGACCAGCTCATGATGGGATCACAGGGCAGAGAGCAATTCATTTTACCCCAGGGACTGGGGCCCCGGTGGTGGAGGCTCTTCGGGGTTTCCAGGGGAAGTGGCCAGATCCCCTCTGAGGTTAGAGAGGGGGACCCATTTTGCTTTGCTCCACTGAGGAGCCCTCTGCTGCTCAGAACCCCAAAAGGGAGATTCAAAAGATCCTGGAGTTTGTGGGGCGCTCTCTGCCAAAGGAGACCGTGGACTTCATGGTTCAGCACACGTCATTCAAGGAGATGAAGAAGAACCCTATGACCAACTACACCACCGTCCCCCAGGAGTTCATGGACCACAGCATCTCCCCTTTCATGAGGAAAGGTGGGCACCGGCCAGCACGGGGGTTTGGAATGGGTGGGAGCAGCAGCTGGAACCTCCCCATAGGCACTCGGGGCCTCCCGGGGGATGAGACTCCAGCTTtgctccctgccttcctcccccaGGCGTGGCTGGGGACTGGAAGACCACCTTCACCGTGGCGCAGAATGAGCGCTTCGATGCAGACTATGCGGAGAAGATGGCaggctgcagcctcagcttccgcTCTGAGCTGTGAGAGGGGCTCCTGGGGTCACTGCAGAGGGAGTGTGTGAATTAAGCCTAACCAAGGGGCGAATCAATCCTGACCAAGAATAAAATATCAATTGAGGGCCAGGGACagtaggtcatgcctgtaatcccagcaatttgggaggctgaggtgggaggatcatttgagctcaggagttcaagattaaccagggcaacatagtgagattctgttgaaaaaaaaaaataacaaaataaaatcaatttttaaaaaagagaataaaatatgatttgtcggccaggcagggtggctcatgtctgtattcccagcaatttgagaagttgaggccagaggatcactggaggacaggagtttgggaccagcctggtcaatgttaCAAGACACCAATCTTACAAAAATTTGAGAAACTTATCTgcatgtggtggtgggcacctgtagtcccagctacttggcaagtgaaggcaggaggatcgcctgagccagggaggttgtggctgcagttGTCTGTGACTGGGCTAATCCACTcaagcctgagggacagagtgaacCCTGCctgagaaataaacaatttaatgaaaataaatttgattcgtgaccagcctggccagcatggtgaaaccccgactctactgaaaaacaaacaaacaaacaaaacaaaataaacaaacaaaaaacataaattggggggCGTAGtgtgggggcgcctgtaatcccagctactcgggaggctgaggcaggagaatcgcttgaactggtgggggagagggcagaggttgcagtgaaccaagatcgccccacttcactccagcctaggcataagagtgaaactccatctcgaaaaaataataataatgaataaaataaaataaattatgatttgGGATGGGctcggtggcttatgcctctaatcccagcacttcagcctggtggatcatttgaggtcaggagttggagaccagcctggccaacatggtgaagccccgtctctactaaaaatacaaaaattagctgggcatgatggtgtgtgcctgtaacaatcccacctactctggaagctgaggtgggagaatctattgaacctgggaggtggaggttttagtgagctggg from Nomascus leucogenys isolate Asia chromosome 2, Asia_NLE_v1, whole genome shotgun sequence encodes the following:
- the LOC100579364 gene encoding sulfotransferase 1A1; this translates as MELIQDTSRPPLEYVKGVPLIKYFAEALGPLQSFQARPDDLLISTYPKSGTTWVSQILDMIYQGGDLEKCHRAPIFMRVPFLEFKAPGIPSGMETLKDTPAPRLLKTHLPLALLPQTLLDQKVKVVYVARNAKDVAVSYYHFYHMAKVHPEPGTWDSFLEKFMVGEVSYGSWYQHVQEWWELSRTHPVLYLFYEDMKENPKREIQKILEFVGRSLPKETVDFMVQHTSFKEMKKNPMTNYTTVPQEFMDHSISPFMRKGVAGDWKTTFTVAQNERFDADYAEKMAGCSLSFRSEL